In a genomic window of Planctomycetaceae bacterium:
- a CDS encoding sigma-70 family RNA polymerase sigma factor encodes MLKMSEPGGETSPDEMAEPEGAENLPSASEARLVNQARSGDHEAFGALVHRYERRVLKVIRRFVPDQELAADLQQESFLRAWERLEQFDPSRRFGPWLFRLAVNLTYDHLRKVKRRGRWTMFSEVGEDGAPDPAAADPRTDRDLAQEVHLVMEQLPETYRTVLVLRDLEGFCTSEVAAITDRSEATVRWRLAEARKMFKEAWERRERSIEEEQLS; translated from the coding sequence ATGCTGAAGATGTCCGAGCCGGGTGGGGAAACATCCCCGGATGAGATGGCTGAACCTGAAGGCGCAGAAAACCTGCCGTCGGCGAGTGAGGCACGTCTTGTCAATCAGGCGAGGAGTGGTGATCACGAAGCATTCGGAGCACTGGTTCATCGTTACGAACGTCGCGTTTTGAAGGTGATTCGTCGTTTTGTCCCGGATCAGGAACTTGCAGCCGATCTCCAGCAGGAGTCGTTTCTACGTGCCTGGGAAAGACTGGAACAATTTGACCCGTCTCGTCGATTCGGTCCGTGGCTGTTCCGCCTGGCCGTGAATCTGACGTACGACCATCTTCGAAAAGTGAAACGTCGTGGTCGGTGGACCATGTTTTCGGAGGTAGGCGAGGATGGCGCTCCGGATCCGGCTGCTGCCGATCCGCGAACGGATCGGGACCTGGCTCAGGAGGTGCATCTCGTCATGGAGCAACTTCCGGAAACCTATCGGACGGTCCTGGTTCTTCGTGATCTCGAAGGGTTTTGCACATCGGAAGTTGCTGCGATCACCGATCGGAGTGAGGCCACTGTTCGCTGGCGACTGGCTGAAGCCAGAAAGATGTTCAAGGAAGC
- a CDS encoding adenosine kinase: MMTIDVFGVGNALVDVQAQVDDAWLLSTGFDKGIMTLVDDASQARVLQQLQGKPLNRCAGGSAANTIVGVADFGGTAAYAGKVSTDVMGEFFLEDMRKLGVQVAAPQAASGQTGTCAVLISEDAQRTMLTNLGVSATLSESDIDEDQIRQARYVYVEGYLLTGESTKAAAYKAINLAKKHGCKVAFTASDPFLCNLVRDEIWSLVEGPVDLFFCNEEEARSLTRKTDPIDCAAELHRHAENVAMTLGANGSILMHDGEAIAIEGVSTKAIDTTGAGDMYAGALLYGITNGFSWKQSGHLASHAAARIVSQLGARMEKKFTAVEIQALMS; encoded by the coding sequence ATGATGACGATTGACGTATTTGGTGTTGGAAACGCCCTGGTGGATGTGCAGGCGCAGGTTGATGACGCATGGTTGTTATCAACGGGCTTCGACAAGGGAATCATGACGCTTGTTGATGACGCTTCACAGGCCAGGGTGCTTCAACAGCTTCAGGGGAAACCGCTGAATCGCTGTGCAGGTGGTTCTGCAGCAAATACGATTGTCGGCGTGGCTGATTTTGGAGGCACGGCTGCGTATGCCGGAAAAGTCAGTACGGACGTCATGGGCGAGTTTTTTCTGGAGGATATGCGAAAGCTTGGCGTTCAGGTCGCTGCTCCGCAGGCTGCGAGTGGTCAAACAGGAACCTGCGCGGTTCTGATTTCAGAGGATGCGCAACGCACGATGCTGACAAATCTGGGCGTGTCAGCCACACTTTCCGAATCGGATATCGATGAAGATCAGATTCGGCAGGCCAGGTATGTTTATGTTGAGGGCTACCTGCTAACCGGAGAGTCGACGAAGGCGGCGGCTTACAAGGCAATTAACCTTGCGAAGAAGCATGGGTGCAAAGTGGCTTTCACCGCATCCGATCCGTTTCTCTGTAATTTAGTTCGCGACGAGATCTGGTCTCTGGTTGAAGGCCCTGTCGACCTGTTTTTCTGCAATGAGGAAGAGGCCCGTAGCCTGACGCGTAAAACGGATCCGATTGACTGTGCTGCGGAGCTGCATCGCCACGCAGAAAACGTTGCAATGACACTCGGAGCTAACGGGTCGATCCTGATGCATGACGGTGAGGCGATCGCTATTGAAGGGGTCAGCACAAAGGCCATCGACACGACAGGTGCGGGAGATATGTACGCCGGCGCTCTGCTCTATGGGATTACCAATGGGTTTTCCTGGAAACAGTCCGGACATCTGGCGTCTCACGCAGCCGCCAGAATTGTATCGCAACTGGGGGCTCGAATGGAAAAGAAGTTCACTGCCGTCGAGATTCAGGCCCTGATGTCCTGA